TTCTGCCCAAGTAAACTTTAAATTAGGCCCCAAAATGTTTTTAAGTCAACCCTTTCTCATTAAAAACATGATATATCAATATTCGACATATAAATCGTAGCAGGAAAAATATAGTTGCTAAAAAGGAGGTTTCCAGTATGACCCGGATTTTACTACTTTTATTGCTTGCCTTATTTTTAATAGGCCAATGTGCGTCAGCAAGTCCAAACTTGGCTGTTATCTCTACCTATTCTTCAGCCACATGGCTACCTGCAGATGTAAACAAAAACACTTGTAAAATGGTTGATGATTATCTAGCTGATCGATATTTTGCCGTAGTTTTTGATGGAAGCAAAACCGTAAATCGCAAAGAACTAGCAAAAAAAATTGGGCAATTAGATGGGGGCTGCGTTGTTCTAATCGAGCTGCAGTGCTTTTATGATCCACCCTATACTAAAGCCCGTCTGGCCTCTGATATAAAGCCGACTGATACAGTGGCTACCGTTTTAATGAATTATTCTGTTTATATGCCTTCGCAGGATAAATGGTTAGACGACCGGATTGTTCAGCGTACAGTTTTCCGCGATACTGTTGTTCCCCTTGAGAGAGCCTGCCAGGAAGCCGTTAGGCAGGCATTGCCGAAGCTGACGGTTAAAATGGACAGTCTGCCAGATGATAATCTATTCGGCAAATAGGTTCCGAATTTCTTCTTCAGACATTTTGTTCAAGAAATTTTCCCCAGGTTTTATAAGCGTATCAATCATTTGTTTCTTCCTTTGCTGCAGCTCATAAATCTTTTCCTCAATTGTATTTTTAGCAATCAGCTTATAAACCTGCACAACATTCTTCTGCCCGATGCGATAAGCTCTGTCGGTAGCCTGGTCTTCAACCGCCGGATTCCACCACGGGTCAAAATGAATTACAACATCGGCGCCCGTTAGGTTTAGACCAGTCCCGCCTGCCTTAAGCGATATAAGAAAAACATCTTTATCACCGGCGTTGAAAGCCTTAACAAGCCGCATTCGTTCCTCGGCTTTAGTAGACCCATCCAGATAGTAGTAAGACATTTCAAGAGCATTTAGTTCTTGCTTGATCAAATCCAGCATACCGGTGAATTGAGAAAATAATAAAACCCGATGGCCGCCGCTCACAGCATCTTTCAATATCTCCTGCAGCATATCCAGTTTGCCGCTGCCGCCGGAATAGTTATCAATAAAAAGCGCAGGGTGACAGCAGAGCTGCCGTAAGCGAGTTAATAGCGATAATATCTTAATATGACTTTTCTCCATGCCGTTTGCCTTTAACTCATTTTCAAATTCAGTACGCGCCTTAACTAACCAAGCAGCATAAACTTTTGCCTGTTCCTCAGTCATCTCACTGCTCATCTTACTTTCAATCTTCTCCGGCAATTCTTTGAGCACTGTTTTTTTCATCCGCCGCAAAATGAAGGGCTTGATATGGCGGCTTAGCTCATGCAAGGCTTTTTCATCGCCATTTCTAACAATCGGCGCCTCAAATCTAGCAACGAATGCTTTGTGAGATCTTAGATAACCTGGCATGATAAAGTCAAAAATTGACCACAATTCGGTCAGGGTATTTTCGATAGGCGTCCCAGTTAGGGCAAAATAACATTTTGCCCTGATTCTTTTTACCGCTTTAGCATTAAGGGTGTTGGGATTTTTAACATGCTGGGCCTCGTCAATGAAACAGTATTTAAAGCGTTTAGTTTTATAGAATTCAATATCGCGTTTGACCATACCATACGAAGTAACAACTATATCGGCCTGATCAATTTCGTCAAACTTGTCTAGCCTCTCTTCTTGAGAACCAGAGAGTACAAGGACGTTTAGACTTGGAGTAAATTTGGCAGCCTCGTCCTGCCAATTATACACTAACGAGGTAGGGGCGATAACTAATGAGGGCTGAGTCTCCTCTTTTTTCTCAGATAGGATAAAAGTAAGAACCTGCAGTGTTTTTCCCAGTCCCATGTCATCAGCTAAAATTCCGCCTAGACCATAACTGGCTAATGTTTTCAGCCATTTAAAGCCGGTTTTTTGATACCCTCTCAACTTGCCGCAAATATTTTCCGGAACAGCATAATCTATATCAGCCGGTTCACGAATATCCTGCACCATTCTCTTAAAGGTGCTACTTCGTTCCAACTCAAAATCATCCATTTCTCGCGCTAAGCTATCCAAATACAAAGCGCGATATTTGGGCAGCTCAATTACATCTTTCTCGATATCAGCTAGACGGAGGCCAAGATCTGCAACTAGCCCGGCAACTGCTTCGAATTCGCTAGAATCAAGCGGTATAAACCCGCCTTCAGGAAGACGATAATACCGTTTTTTGAGTTTATAGGCTGCTAGGAGCTCAATGAGTTCTTTTGCATTCATATTTTGGTACTGTAATGATAGTTCCAATAAATCGCTTTCGCTGTTTAGCCTGATACCGGCTACAATACGCCCGGTAGGGCGAATTTTTATATTCTTGAAATCGTCCGAATAAAAAACTTCAGCGATATCCCTTAACTCTGGCAGCCCCTCCTGCAAAAAACAATAGGTTGCTTCTTCGTCAGTTTGAGTCAGTTCTCCGTCAACCCATTTAAAGCCATAAGCAGTAAAAAGGTCTATTAGCTTATTCTCATCGACGAATGATCGCAGAACCCATTTATCATTAAATGCAATCTGATCTTGGGCCGCAGCATCGCCAGGATTGATTATAACCTCACCATATCGAAATTCGACTCGAGCACTCATCCCAACGCCAGCCTTGTCTAAATAAACAGATTTCTCTAAAGGCTGCTTATAGAATCTCTTAAACAGCATTTCGTCTATCTTGACAGGGACAATTCTTTCCAAGGCCGGTAACATTGCGGAGTGAAAATCCGAAATAGCCGCAGTAGGGATGCTTATTGCCGGTTTACGGGTTTCGCTAAAGCACTTGATAAGCGGTTTTATGTAGGTTGCAAATTCCTTATCAACCTTGTAAATTACCTTATCATAATATAAATAATTGCAGTCGGCGTCCAACCCGTACATAAGCTGATCAGGACGATCAAGTTCCAACTTAAGTCCACCATCAATCGCATTAACAAGGAGTCTCAGTGGCGGTCGGGCGCTTGTTATTTGCAGGGCGGCTATTTCTTTGTGATTTATGACGGCGTTAAACGGCTGCTCCCCCATAGCATCAAAAAATTGGCGCAAACTTGAATTAGTCAGTTTAAATTGTCTGGGATCTGCGAATACCGAGCCTGCCGCTGCATAATAACTCCAAGTTTCTCGCTGTTTTTCCTCTGTATAAGCATCATTGAGAATTTTTAGCAGGCGCTCAGAATATTCATCGAATTTCATATTGGAAGGCTGTAATGTAAAGCTTTTACCATAGACAATTTCTTGACTATTCTCGAGAGCTGCCAGCAACTGGGGAATGTTTCTCAGGACATACATTCTACCATTGCCAATGAGAAATTCTAACCAGCACGCCGTTCTGTTCGACTGACTATTAAAGTTAAACTTTACTGCTAACTTAACAGAAATATCAGGACTTTGTTTAACCTCGCTTACGGCATTTTTCTTGAAAAAATTCAGTAGTTTTTGGGTGGCCGAGGTAAGAGGCACATTTCCAGGTTCGAAATAGTTTGCCCAATCCTTTTGAATAGACTTTAATACAGCGATAATATGCTTGCATGCCCCGTTATAGCTATAAAAGGCGGGGCAATCACAATCAAACTTTTTAATTTTATCTTGGGCATCAAGCTTTACATTTATGGTATACAGCTCGCGCCCCTGAACGCGGGCCTGGAAAATCCGTTCATCGGGATAAAAATTCACTTCACGCACATAGCCATCTCGGTGATACTGGCATCCTCTTGTGTACGACGAGCCCAAGGCTGCTTCTGATCTGATCTGTCCGTCTGTCAACATAAAAAATCCCTTCTTAGCGCTAAGCATGTTATCTAATTATTATATCATGCCGTTACTTATAATTTCGCTATACGTAAATACTTGGAGAAAGACTTTCCAGTCTACTATCGCGTTTCGCAATAATCTTCCTCCTATAAGCCAAAATAAACCGGAACCGATTTAATTCGGTTCCGGTTTTTCTACTTGTCTACATTTAATATACAGAAATAACTTGCGTATCATAACTCCAATTCTTCAACAAGTTCATCAAGCGGTACTTCGATCTTTTCATCACTACCGCAAGGCATGACAACCGCCAAATCCGTCCGTTTGTCTACCGACTCAATCCAAACCGGCTGGCCATTATAGGTAACTTCTATGAACCTAGGAGAACTAATAATTTCTATTGCCCTATTCTCCAGCATAATCAAACACTCCTTTCAATTTTAGTATGAGTATTATACTGAAAAATATCCTAGCCGATAGAAAAGAGTAAATGCGGGCATTATACTTTTCTCACATTCTATTCAAAACAGTTGACAAAATAGCATAAAATGTTGCATTATGTAACAATGACCACATATAATTTTGTATTTTTAGCAGAAAGGAGAATTATAATAAAATGGCACTTGATAAATATGATAAAGCGATTATAAGTGCTTTACAACAAGATTCTTCAATATCTAATTTGGATTTATCAAAATTAGTTGGTTTGTCTACATCAACATGTTTGACAAGAACAAAGAATCTAAAAGAATCAGGTGTTATCAAACAATTTACTACCATTGTTGATGAAAAAAGACTCGGTATGGAAACGACTGCATTTATTATGATAGCTTTGTCTCCACTTACCAGAGAAACTACTAATTTTTTCTTACAGCAAATTAATAAGATTCCACAAGTGCTTGAATGCTATGCTATTACTGGTAATCCAGACTATCTTCTAAAAGTTGTTGCTAAAGATATGCAGACTTACAAGGACTTTGTCATTGATTCACTTATGGCTATACCAGGGGTGAGTCGGGTGGAAGCTAACATCGTCATCAATACGGAAAAAAGAACCTTCTCAATACCTGTTGAAGAAGAGTAAGTGTAAAAGGGGTAGCTGTGTTGGATATTAATAATTCAAATAACCAAGTAGAACGTGGCCTCAAGAATCGTCACATTCAAATGATTGCGCTGGGAGGAGCCATTGGCACAGGGCTGTTTTACGGTTCAACAGCGGTAGTAAAAATGGCCGGACCAGCTATTACTTTATCTTATTTAATCGGTGGCATTATAATATTTTTTATCATGCGAGCTTTGGGTGAAATGTGTGTCGAACATCCGGTGTCAGGTTCGTTCAGTCAATTTGCATATCAATATTGGGGCGAACTTCCAGGCTTTATAGCGGGATGGAATTATTGGTTTAATTATGTGGTCGTTGCTATGGTCGAATTATCGGTTGTAGGTACCTATATTAATTATTGGTACCCTGATATTCCAACATGGGTTTCGGCACTGGTATGTTTAATAGTTATTACCTCCATTAATTTGGTTAATGTAAAAGCCTTTGGAGAGTTTGAATTTTGGTTTGCTATCATCAAGGTTTTAGCAATAATTGGTATGATCGTTTTTGGTATCGCAATGATCGCTTTTGGTGTTGGTAATGGCGGACAACCTATTGGTATTAGTAATTTGTGGACGCACGGCGGTTTTTTGCCAAATGGCATACAGGGAATTATTATGTCATTAGTTTTAGTCATGTTCTCATTTGGTGGTATAGAGCTAGTTGGAATTACCGCTGGTGAAGCTGAAAACCCTCGCAAAACGATTCCACAAGCCATTAACCAGGTCGTATGGAGAATTTTACTGTTTTATGTAGGGGCTATGGGGGTCATTTTAGCAATATTCCCTTGGGATGAAATGTCGGCGGTAGGCAGTCCTTTTGTTCAGATCTTTTCCCATGTAGGCATCCCCTCAGCAGCTAACTTGTTAAATTTTGTAGTTCTTACAGCAGCATTATCTGCTTATAATAGTGCATTATATAGTAATGGCAGAATGTTATATGGTTTGGCGGCACAAGGCAATGCTCCGAAAATCTTTGGTAAGCTAAATTCATCGGGTACACCAGTCGTTGCGATATTAGTTTCCACAGTGTTTACACTCTTTACGGTATTATTAAGTTATTTAAACCCCGAAAAGGTATTTCTATATTTAATGGCGGTAGCTACAATTTCCATTATTATCAATTGGGCGATTATTTTACTTGTACAGATAAAGTTTCGTAAAAACAGAGAACAGCCCAATAAACAGCTATTGTTTAAAATGCCGTTATATCCTCTTACATCGTATATCTGTTTGGCTTTTTTAGCTCTTGTTGTCGTTATTATGGCCTTCTTGCCTGATATGCGGTTCTCGTTGTATATTGCACCTGTATGGCTACTATGCTTGTATATAGGTTACAAATTTAAAACAGCAGCAAAAAAATAATAGCATTGTCAAACTTGTCTTGGTTACTTCCAATATTAATGAAGGAACTTAATTAACCCCCCTCAGAATACTGAGGGGGGTTAATTCGTTGGAGCGGGTGATGGGAATCGAACCCACGTGACTAGCTTGGAAGGCTAGGGCTCTACCATTGAGCTACACCCGCATATGGAGCTGGCTAGAGGAATTGAACCCCCAACCTGCTGATTACAAGTCAGCTGCTCTACCAATTGAGCTAAGCCAGCTTTTAGATGGTGCCTCAGGGCAGAATCGAACTGCCGACACGAGGATTTTCAGTCCTCTGCTCTACCGACTGAGCTACCGAGGCATGTGAACATCAGCGCAGAGCTGATAAAAAAAATGGCGACCCGGAAGGGACTCGAACCCTCGACCTCCGCCGTGACAGGGCGGCATTCTAACCAACTGAACCACCGGGCCGTA
This genomic stretch from Veillonellaceae bacterium harbors:
- a CDS encoding DEAD/DEAH box helicase; the encoded protein is MLTDGQIRSEAALGSSYTRGCQYHRDGYVREVNFYPDERIFQARVQGRELYTINVKLDAQDKIKKFDCDCPAFYSYNGACKHIIAVLKSIQKDWANYFEPGNVPLTSATQKLLNFFKKNAVSEVKQSPDISVKLAVKFNFNSQSNRTACWLEFLIGNGRMYVLRNIPQLLAALENSQEIVYGKSFTLQPSNMKFDEYSERLLKILNDAYTEEKQRETWSYYAAAGSVFADPRQFKLTNSSLRQFFDAMGEQPFNAVINHKEIAALQITSARPPLRLLVNAIDGGLKLELDRPDQLMYGLDADCNYLYYDKVIYKVDKEFATYIKPLIKCFSETRKPAISIPTAAISDFHSAMLPALERIVPVKIDEMLFKRFYKQPLEKSVYLDKAGVGMSARVEFRYGEVIINPGDAAAQDQIAFNDKWVLRSFVDENKLIDLFTAYGFKWVDGELTQTDEEATYCFLQEGLPELRDIAEVFYSDDFKNIKIRPTGRIVAGIRLNSESDLLELSLQYQNMNAKELIELLAAYKLKKRYYRLPEGGFIPLDSSEFEAVAGLVADLGLRLADIEKDVIELPKYRALYLDSLAREMDDFELERSSTFKRMVQDIREPADIDYAVPENICGKLRGYQKTGFKWLKTLASYGLGGILADDMGLGKTLQVLTFILSEKKEETQPSLVIAPTSLVYNWQDEAAKFTPSLNVLVLSGSQEERLDKFDEIDQADIVVTSYGMVKRDIEFYKTKRFKYCFIDEAQHVKNPNTLNAKAVKRIRAKCYFALTGTPIENTLTELWSIFDFIMPGYLRSHKAFVARFEAPIVRNGDEKALHELSRHIKPFILRRMKKTVLKELPEKIESKMSSEMTEEQAKVYAAWLVKARTEFENELKANGMEKSHIKILSLLTRLRQLCCHPALFIDNYSGGSGKLDMLQEILKDAVSGGHRVLLFSQFTGMLDLIKQELNALEMSYYYLDGSTKAEERMRLVKAFNAGDKDVFLISLKAGGTGLNLTGADVVIHFDPWWNPAVEDQATDRAYRIGQKNVVQVYKLIAKNTIEEKIYELQQRKKQMIDTLIKPGENFLNKMSEEEIRNLFAE
- a CDS encoding H-type small acid-soluble spore protein — translated: MLENRAIEIISSPRFIEVTYNGQPVWIESVDKRTDLAVVMPCGSDEKIEVPLDELVEELEL
- a CDS encoding Lrp/AsnC family transcriptional regulator; this translates as MALDKYDKAIISALQQDSSISNLDLSKLVGLSTSTCLTRTKNLKESGVIKQFTTIVDEKRLGMETTAFIMIALSPLTRETTNFFLQQINKIPQVLECYAITGNPDYLLKVVAKDMQTYKDFVIDSLMAIPGVSRVEANIVINTEKRTFSIPVEEE
- a CDS encoding amino acid permease — its product is MDINNSNNQVERGLKNRHIQMIALGGAIGTGLFYGSTAVVKMAGPAITLSYLIGGIIIFFIMRALGEMCVEHPVSGSFSQFAYQYWGELPGFIAGWNYWFNYVVVAMVELSVVGTYINYWYPDIPTWVSALVCLIVITSINLVNVKAFGEFEFWFAIIKVLAIIGMIVFGIAMIAFGVGNGGQPIGISNLWTHGGFLPNGIQGIIMSLVLVMFSFGGIELVGITAGEAENPRKTIPQAINQVVWRILLFYVGAMGVILAIFPWDEMSAVGSPFVQIFSHVGIPSAANLLNFVVLTAALSAYNSALYSNGRMLYGLAAQGNAPKIFGKLNSSGTPVVAILVSTVFTLFTVLLSYLNPEKVFLYLMAVATISIIINWAIILLVQIKFRKNREQPNKQLLFKMPLYPLTSYICLAFLALVVVIMAFLPDMRFSLYIAPVWLLCLYIGYKFKTAAKK